CATGGCCWAAAAATCTAGKSCCCGCCGCAGCCGCAACCGCCGGATCCACAACCGCATCCGCCATCGCCGCAGCCGCCGGACGGCATGTCAATAGCGGCGGTGAGCAGGGCCGTACCGGAGATCACGGAATCCTTGACCGGCAATTCGCCACGGTCCGCCGGCAGGCAGAGATCGAAGGGGAATAGCCCATCCATGACGAGGTGCGCGAATTTCTCACCGGTGAGTTCATTGGTACGCCATTCGGCTTCCATCACCCGGGCGGCGAAGGTAGCCGCCGGCGTGGGGGCCTGCGCGCCGGAGCCAGAGGCGATGACGCGGGCGCCCTCGGATTCAAAGAGGGCGGGGTATTCGCCGTTTTCGGCCTCGTAGGCGGCCGGGGACTCGTAGGTGGTGATATCGAGCCCCATGGCGGTCAGCGATACCTGCTGCCATTCCTGCCGCGGTTCTTCTGCCAACAGCGGCCCCTGCGCGAGGTTCGCCGTGACCTGGGCCAGCGGCGTGCCGAAGGGATCGATGATGTCCATGATCGCTAGCACGTCATTAAACATCTCCACGTGGGCGAAACCCTGCGTGACCGCGTCGAAGCCGATAAAGGTGGCGTAGGGTTCGACCGCCAAGATATTAAGCTGGGCGCCCGAGGGGTCGCCGTATTGAATGAGCTGGCCACCGCGGACCTCGCCGGTAACGGCAAGGCGGTTCGTGGCGATGGCTGCTTCGACCGCGTCCTGCCAGCGTTCGAAATCCAGGCCGATCGCCTGCATCTCGGTATTCTTCTTCTGGGTAGTAGTCGTTGGCCTAGGCTGCGTCGTTTCCATAGGCACCATTGTATCGCTTTGTCCAGTAAGCCCGGAAACCGCAATTCCCGTTTTGCGGTCTAACGTGCCAAAATAGATAGCAATATGAACAAATTTTCCCCGCAGAATTCTGATAGCTCGGCGAGCAAGGACGAACTTCTCGCCCAGGCCTTCCGCGACCACGCGGACACCCCGCAGGAAACCACGCCCACCAGCGGCGATCTAGATTTGGCCGAGCGCAATGCCTTCCGCCGCGTTACCCGCGAGACCTCCATCCGCGCCGAGGACACCACCGATGGCTACGAGGTGGAATACCGAAAACTGCGCCTCGAGCGCGTCATCCTCGTGGGCGTGTGGACCGAAGGCACCGTAGCGGAGGTCGAGGCCACGATGGATGAGCTGGCCGCCCTGACCGAAACCGCCGGCGCGGACGTGGTCGAAATGATCTACCAAAAGCGCGATAAACCGGACCCAGGCACCTTCATCGGCTCGGGCAAGGTCAAAGAGCTCCACGATATCGTCGAGGCCACCGGCGCCGATACCGTCGTGTGCGATGGTGAGCTGAACCCCGGCCAGCTCACGGCATTAGAGCGCGCGCTCAATACCAAGGTCATCGACCGCACCATGCTCATCTTGGACATCTTTGCCCAACACGCAAAGTCCAAGGAGGGCAAGGCGCAGGTCTCGCTGGCGCAGCTGGAATACCTCTATACCCACACCCGCGGTTGGGGCGGCAATCTCTCGCGCCAGGCCGGCGGCCGCGCCGGTTCCAATGGTGGCGTCGGCCTGCGCGGGCCCGGTGAAACCAAGATCGAGACCGACCGCCGGCGCATTCGCACCGAAATGGCGCGCCTGCGCAAGGAACTGCGCGGGATGAAGACCGCCCGCGAGGTCAAGCGTTCCCGGCGCCAGTCCTCCACGATCGCCCAGATCGCCATCGCCGGCTACACCAACGCCGGCAAATCCTCGCTCATTAATGCCATGACGAACGCGGGCGTGCTTGTGGAAGACGCCCTATTTGCCACCCTGGATCCCACCACGCGGCGGGCCTCGCTTGCCGATGGCCGCCAGGTCGTCTTCACCGATACCGTCGGCTTCGTTCGCCACCTGCCTACCCAGCTGGTGGAGGCTTTCAAATC
This is a stretch of genomic DNA from Corynebacterium accolens. It encodes these proteins:
- the hflX gene encoding GTPase HflX translates to MNKFSPQNSDSSASKDELLAQAFRDHADTPQETTPTSGDLDLAERNAFRRVTRETSIRAEDTTDGYEVEYRKLRLERVILVGVWTEGTVAEVEATMDELAALTETAGADVVEMIYQKRDKPDPGTFIGSGKVKELHDIVEATGADTVVCDGELNPGQLTALERALNTKVIDRTMLILDIFAQHAKSKEGKAQVSLAQLEYLYTHTRGWGGNLSRQAGGRAGSNGGVGLRGPGETKIETDRRRIRTEMARLRKELRGMKTAREVKRSRRQSSTIAQIAIAGYTNAGKSSLINAMTNAGVLVEDALFATLDPTTRRASLADGRQVVFTDTVGFVRHLPTQLVEAFKSTLEEVLAADIMLHVVDGSDPFPLKQIEAVNKVIYDIVSETGEQAPPEIIVINKIDQADPLVLAELRHVLDHEDVVYVSARTGEGIDELSARVELFLNSRDSHVKLQVPFTRGDVVSRVHAEGTVRSEEYTEDGTLVDVRLPATTARELAEFIVEEDS